Proteins encoded within one genomic window of Spirochaeta cellobiosiphila DSM 17781:
- a CDS encoding NlpC/P60 family protein: MIEFEQINDSRLWSLADYIVSVPLADLFSEAKENAARVDQVCMGSPLYLLEDHGEWLWLRTYYGYPGWIRSKDIIPCTQDETENLAMVLSSYGDVLREPHYDSPLIECLPASSFILLNGEKKEGWLEVQLLTGGSGWIRTDHIKQLSELTRPMAEDEKRKQIVDKALEFKGVQYRQGGRSLQGMDGSGLCSLVYLLSGSIIYRDAEFKYPFVPVSRDELKPADLIFYSGYVALYLGNNHVLHASGPLGGVGINSLDPKENDFLSLPSLTSYGTFFHPKVMIL; encoded by the coding sequence ATGATAGAGTTTGAACAGATTAATGACTCCCGTTTATGGTCCCTTGCTGATTATATTGTTTCTGTCCCTTTAGCTGATTTATTTTCAGAAGCTAAAGAAAACGCTGCAAGAGTAGATCAGGTTTGTATGGGGTCTCCTTTGTACCTGTTGGAAGATCATGGAGAATGGCTTTGGCTTAGAACTTACTATGGTTATCCCGGGTGGATTCGGTCAAAGGATATTATCCCGTGTACTCAGGATGAAACGGAAAACCTGGCTATGGTTCTCTCTAGTTATGGAGATGTCCTTAGGGAACCTCATTATGATAGTCCCCTTATAGAATGTCTTCCTGCCAGTTCTTTTATCTTATTAAATGGTGAGAAGAAAGAAGGGTGGCTGGAGGTTCAACTTTTAACAGGTGGTTCTGGCTGGATTCGCACAGATCATATAAAGCAACTATCAGAGCTCACAAGGCCGATGGCGGAAGATGAAAAGCGAAAACAAATTGTAGATAAAGCCTTAGAGTTTAAAGGGGTTCAGTATCGTCAGGGTGGGCGTTCTCTCCAGGGAATGGATGGCTCAGGGCTCTGTTCCCTGGTGTATTTACTAAGTGGTTCTATTATTTATAGAGATGCCGAGTTTAAATACCCCTTTGTTCCTGTTTCCCGAGATGAGTTAAAGCCTGCTGATCTGATCTTTTATTCTGGTTATGTCGCCCTCTATTTGGGCAATAACCATGTCCTTCATGCTTCTGGTCCTTTGGGAGGGGTGGGCATCAATAGTCTAGATCCCAAGGAAAATGATTTTCTTTCTCTTCCTTCACTAACCTCATATGGAACCTTTTTTCATCCAAAGGTGATGATTCTATAG
- a CDS encoding GNAT family N-acetyltransferase gives MEFNNLADIEVSVIWNAFREAFSQYEVKIQLSLEDFSIMLETMNYSPQHSIGCIDEGVLAGFCLIGMRTINGQSCIYDIATGVIPSWQKRHIGSKLLDQLILNVQSSPIDRFYLEVLEHNIPAQRLYEKKGFKRTRFLRIYKTRNIEPCSITGDFVSNEEGLSSFNTEEFCSYVPTWQNSFDTFETRKDLFLFQYLKIDNQVAGYFIINKVNKRVLQLGVSPDYPSISVVQTLLKRISDLCNGEEFTISNVEANSYMDKLFQELNLDNYINQWEMVRDFPKI, from the coding sequence ATGGAATTTAATAATTTAGCAGACATTGAAGTATCTGTTATTTGGAATGCTTTTAGGGAAGCGTTTAGTCAGTATGAAGTTAAAATACAACTGTCCCTGGAGGATTTCTCTATAATGTTAGAGACAATGAACTACTCTCCACAACATTCTATAGGGTGTATTGATGAGGGAGTTCTAGCTGGTTTTTGTTTAATAGGAATGAGAACTATTAATGGACAGTCCTGCATTTATGATATTGCTACTGGGGTTATTCCTTCCTGGCAAAAAAGACATATTGGATCAAAGCTACTGGACCAATTGATTCTTAATGTTCAATCTTCGCCAATTGACAGGTTTTATTTGGAAGTTCTGGAACATAATATTCCCGCACAAAGATTATACGAGAAGAAGGGATTTAAAAGGACAAGGTTTTTAAGAATCTATAAAACAAGGAATATTGAACCTTGCTCGATAACTGGTGATTTTGTGAGTAATGAAGAGGGCCTTTCCTCTTTTAATACGGAAGAGTTCTGCAGCTATGTACCTACCTGGCAGAATAGCTTTGATACCTTTGAAACAAGAAAGGACTTGTTCCTCTTTCAATATCTTAAGATAGACAATCAGGTTGCAGGCTATTTTATTATTAATAAAGTTAATAAGAGAGTGCTTCAACTAGGTGTATCTCCTGATTACCCCTCTATTTCTGTTGTACAGACACTCTTAAAACGTATTTCTGATTTGTGTAATGGAGAAGAATTCACAATCAGTAATGTTGAGGCCAATTCTTATATGGATAAGCTTTTTCAGGAATTAAATTTAGATAATTATATCAATCAATGGGAGATGGTAAGAGATTTTCCTAAAATATAG
- a CDS encoding VOC family protein, which produces MKIKFDLIGLFVEDLEAMVAFYRDVIGLGINWSGEGPYAEFVHEGIRFAMYERAQLPKLLGQTPDYPKKLNGSFELSINVGPSHNVDDTYNRFCEKGAQPIYAPRDEPWSMRSAMIADPEGNLIEIASDFWI; this is translated from the coding sequence ATGAAAATCAAATTTGATCTCATCGGATTATTTGTTGAAGATTTAGAAGCAATGGTAGCTTTTTATCGAGACGTTATCGGTCTTGGTATTAATTGGTCAGGCGAAGGACCATATGCGGAGTTTGTTCATGAAGGAATACGCTTCGCTATGTATGAAAGGGCTCAATTACCAAAGTTATTAGGACAGACTCCTGATTATCCAAAGAAGTTAAATGGTAGTTTTGAATTATCCATTAATGTAGGTCCTTCCCATAATGTTGACGATACCTATAATAGATTTTGTGAAAAAGGTGCTCAGCCCATCTATGCTCCTCGGGATGAACCTTGGAGTATGAGGTCTGCAATGATTGCCGATCCCGAGGGAAACTTAATAGAGATAGCATCAGACTTTTGGATCTAG
- a CDS encoding cupin domain-containing protein, with product MIIKKEDLTILEAFGLHGGTGKAILNKVVPTDDLDYPFGLTGLIEVEAHAVIGTHYHIDNYELCLVVEGSFQVIENQEEQIIQKGDMLITGKGQRHSFKNLQGTVGILFIVNTKDLCH from the coding sequence ATGATAATCAAAAAAGAAGATTTAACTATTTTGGAAGCTTTTGGACTTCATGGAGGGACTGGTAAAGCCATATTGAATAAGGTCGTACCTACGGACGATCTTGATTACCCCTTTGGCTTAACGGGACTGATTGAAGTGGAGGCTCATGCTGTTATTGGCACTCATTATCATATTGATAATTATGAACTTTGCCTTGTTGTAGAAGGATCTTTTCAAGTTATAGAAAATCAAGAAGAACAAATTATCCAGAAGGGGGATATGCTCATCACAGGTAAAGGGCAACGCCATTCTTTTAAGAATCTGCAAGGGACTGTGGGGATATTATTTATTGTGAATACAAAGGATCTATGTCATTAG
- a CDS encoding helix-turn-helix transcriptional regulator, which produces MSYKLERMFSILTTLLNNEQVTIKALAKEFEVSTKTIQRDIEALNRAGIPLYSQLGRHGGIRLLEGYSLDRIFLKKDELEDILSGLSGLGSVFPSSKGNPLIQRFLAMGAQKQSSIDINLSSHYKPDIQDKFSLLRQSIKNNHLLRFDYFSGKGRLVRSVEPYFILYRWDDWYLYAYCLGANDYRLFKIRRMWDIEEGEEHFTLRLKSSKDLNLEEYFTEENKVQIIFDKSVEYIIAEEFGIASYSEYDKEHILFERGYTDYSFLLRWVLGFGSHAQVVHPVKLKQAIWEHSVKIMERK; this is translated from the coding sequence TTGTCCTACAAGCTCGAACGAATGTTCTCTATTCTCACTACTTTACTCAATAATGAACAAGTAACAATCAAAGCTTTGGCAAAGGAATTTGAAGTATCAACTAAGACGATACAAAGAGATATAGAGGCTTTAAACAGAGCGGGTATCCCTCTCTACAGCCAGTTGGGGCGCCATGGTGGGATCAGATTACTGGAGGGGTATTCCTTAGATAGAATATTCCTAAAAAAAGACGAGTTAGAAGATATCTTATCAGGTTTATCTGGACTGGGTTCTGTATTCCCCTCTTCAAAGGGTAATCCCTTAATACAACGTTTTCTAGCAATGGGTGCCCAGAAACAGAGCTCTATAGATATAAATCTAAGTTCCCACTATAAACCTGATATCCAAGATAAATTTAGCCTATTACGACAAAGTATTAAGAATAATCATTTACTTCGTTTTGATTACTTTTCTGGCAAAGGACGTTTGGTAAGATCTGTTGAGCCTTATTTTATCCTATATCGATGGGATGATTGGTATTTGTATGCCTACTGTTTGGGTGCCAATGACTATCGACTTTTTAAAATACGACGTATGTGGGATATTGAAGAAGGAGAGGAACATTTTACTCTCCGCTTAAAGTCTTCTAAAGACCTTAACTTGGAAGAATACTTCACTGAAGAAAATAAGGTTCAAATTATTTTTGATAAGTCCGTTGAATATATTATTGCTGAAGAATTTGGTATCGCTTCCTATAGTGAGTATGATAAGGAGCATATTTTATTCGAAAGGGGATATACTGATTATTCTTTCCTATTACGCTGGGTTTTAGGATTTGGCAGTCATGCACAGGTTGTTCATCCGGTAAAACTCAAACAGGCCATCTGGGAACATTCTGTAAAAATAATGGAAAGAAAGTAG
- a CDS encoding LysE family translocator, whose protein sequence is MISWSFIITSFIVVVMPGTGVLYTLSKGLSSAKKDTILAAVGCTLGIVPHLLAGVFGLTALLHTSALLFSTIKYIGVAYLIYLGIGMIRSKGFNVDVKTSSQSSLGIIGKAVLINLLNPKLTLFFLSFLPQFMASDSSNYEIQMMILSLFFMGITLLVFLVYGLLAHSFKQLFTESSQLMNRIQKGFGLLFLGLAAKLAFGKE, encoded by the coding sequence ATGATTAGTTGGAGTTTTATTATCACCTCATTTATTGTTGTTGTTATGCCGGGAACTGGTGTTTTATATACACTATCTAAGGGTTTATCTTCTGCTAAAAAAGACACTATTTTGGCTGCAGTAGGATGTACCTTGGGAATCGTTCCCCATTTATTAGCAGGAGTTTTTGGATTAACTGCCCTTTTACATACGAGTGCTTTGTTATTTTCTACCATCAAATATATTGGGGTGGCTTACCTTATCTATTTGGGAATAGGTATGATTCGTAGCAAAGGTTTTAATGTGGACGTGAAGACGAGCTCCCAGTCCTCCCTTGGCATCATAGGGAAAGCGGTTCTTATTAATCTACTCAATCCCAAATTAACTCTGTTCTTTTTGTCCTTTCTTCCTCAGTTTATGGCATCCGATTCATCAAACTATGAGATTCAAATGATGATATTAAGTCTGTTCTTTATGGGCATTACCTTGCTTGTGTTCCTTGTGTATGGTCTTCTGGCTCATTCTTTTAAACAGCTGTTTACAGAATCTTCTCAGCTTATGAATAGAATCCAAAAAGGTTTTGGTCTGTTGTTTTTGGGTCTAGCTGCCAAGTTGGCTTTCGGTAAGGAATAA
- a CDS encoding GlxA family transcriptional regulator translates to MNKNRSHSILLLLNTQGLLFEGAGILDIFHQANHYSGQELYKITIMGTEPEPLVHGRAGYQILADTTIEEWDLKENQFDTLIVTGSGRQEIFRSEIIDWIKNSRKYFKRIVSVCSGAILLAEAGLLKGKKATTHWQLLDQLAQYPEVTVKDDPIYVKDGSIWTSAGASSGFDITLAIVEEDYGFELAKKVAQYLVLYLRRPGGQSQFSTLLTHQVNMDSPIKKAQDYIQDHLGQSLKVEDIADIVHMSPRHFARAFKKEVGLPPGQYIEKLRLDRAKVQLEQSTDTVDIIASDCGFETPLSLRRLFDKYLKITPKEYRNRFGRI, encoded by the coding sequence ATGAATAAAAATAGGTCTCATAGTATTTTACTACTACTTAATACCCAGGGCCTTCTCTTTGAAGGAGCGGGTATCCTAGATATATTCCACCAGGCAAATCACTACTCTGGCCAAGAATTGTATAAGATTACCATTATGGGCACAGAACCGGAGCCTCTGGTTCATGGCCGGGCTGGTTATCAGATATTAGCGGACACCACAATTGAGGAATGGGACCTCAAAGAAAACCAGTTTGATACCCTTATAGTAACGGGAAGTGGCAGGCAAGAAATCTTTAGATCAGAAATCATTGATTGGATTAAAAATTCCCGTAAATATTTCAAAAGAATTGTCTCAGTATGTTCCGGAGCTATTCTCCTGGCAGAAGCAGGTCTACTTAAAGGGAAAAAAGCAACGACCCATTGGCAGCTCTTGGATCAATTAGCTCAATATCCTGAGGTAACAGTAAAAGATGATCCGATCTATGTAAAAGATGGATCCATATGGACCTCAGCAGGCGCCAGCTCTGGATTTGATATCACCCTGGCGATAGTAGAGGAAGACTATGGTTTTGAATTGGCCAAAAAAGTAGCCCAATATCTGGTGCTCTACCTAAGACGTCCTGGAGGGCAATCCCAATTTAGTACCCTTCTCACTCATCAGGTTAATATGGACAGTCCTATAAAAAAGGCCCAGGATTATATACAGGATCATCTAGGCCAAAGCTTGAAGGTTGAAGATATCGCAGACATCGTTCATATGAGCCCAAGGCATTTTGCGAGAGCCTTTAAAAAAGAAGTAGGACTACCTCCGGGGCAATATATAGAGAAGCTTCGTCTGGACAGAGCTAAAGTTCAGTTAGAGCAATCCACAGATACCGTTGATATTATCGCTTCTGATTGCGGCTTCGAAACCCCACTAAGCTTAAGACGTTTGTTTGATAAATATCTCAAAATAACCCCAAAAGAATACCGGAATCGTTTTGGCAGAATATGA